The Faecalibacterium prausnitzii genome includes a window with the following:
- the dnaJ gene encoding molecular chaperone DnaJ: MAQEKRDYYEVLGVSKSATDAEIKKAYRKLAMKYHPDYNPGDKDAEEKFKEVNEANEVLSDPKKRQMYDQYGFAGVDPSYAAQNGGGAGGFGGFGGDGVDLGDIFGDIFGGGFGGFGGASSRQANPNAPRKGQDIRVRITLSFDEAVHGCKKNITITRQQECTECHGSGCAAGSSPETCPDCGGRGYVIRQQRTPFGVMQTQQPCSRCGGKGKLVKNPCKVCHGSGKTATRKTLEVSIPMGIDDDQSFALRGMGDAGANGGPAGDVIVMVTVRPSEVFQRDGYDVWVTVPITYSQAVLGDEITVPSIDGKVEYTVPEGTQSGTTFRLRGKGIQYLNGRGRGDMYVKCEVEIPKKLNKAQRDALKKFEGTLKEENYEKRKGFFKKLKDLFN, translated from the coding sequence ATGGCACAGGAAAAGCGTGATTACTACGAAGTGCTGGGGGTATCCAAATCGGCCACGGATGCGGAGATCAAAAAGGCCTACCGCAAGCTGGCAATGAAGTACCACCCGGACTACAACCCCGGCGACAAGGACGCTGAGGAAAAATTCAAGGAAGTCAACGAAGCCAACGAGGTGCTTTCGGACCCGAAGAAACGCCAGATGTACGACCAGTATGGTTTTGCAGGCGTTGACCCCAGCTACGCAGCCCAGAACGGCGGCGGTGCAGGCGGCTTTGGCGGGTTCGGCGGCGATGGCGTCGATCTGGGCGACATCTTCGGCGATATCTTCGGCGGTGGGTTCGGCGGCTTTGGCGGTGCATCGTCCCGCCAGGCCAACCCCAACGCCCCCCGCAAGGGCCAGGACATCCGTGTCCGGATCACCCTGTCGTTTGACGAGGCCGTCCACGGCTGCAAGAAGAACATCACCATCACCCGCCAGCAGGAGTGCACGGAGTGCCATGGCTCCGGCTGTGCGGCAGGCTCCAGCCCGGAGACCTGCCCCGACTGCGGCGGCCGCGGCTATGTCATCCGCCAGCAGCGCACACCCTTTGGTGTGATGCAGACCCAGCAGCCCTGCTCCCGCTGCGGCGGCAAGGGCAAGCTGGTCAAGAACCCCTGCAAGGTCTGCCACGGCTCCGGCAAGACGGCCACCCGGAAGACGCTGGAGGTGTCCATCCCCATGGGCATCGACGACGATCAGAGCTTTGCACTGCGCGGAATGGGCGATGCCGGTGCCAACGGCGGCCCCGCAGGCGACGTCATCGTGATGGTCACGGTGCGGCCCAGCGAGGTGTTCCAGCGCGATGGCTACGACGTCTGGGTCACGGTGCCCATCACCTACAGCCAGGCCGTTCTCGGCGATGAGATCACCGTACCGTCCATTGACGGCAAGGTGGAGTATACCGTCCCTGAAGGCACCCAGAGCGGGACCACCTTCCGCCTGCGCGGGAAGGGCATCCAGTATCTGAACGGCCGTGGCCGGGGCGACATGTACGTCAAGTGCGAGGTCGAGATCCCCAAGAAGCTGAACAAGGCCCAGCGCGACGCCCTGAAGAAATTCGAGGGCACCCTGAAAGAAGAAAACTACGAAAAGCGCAAGGGCTTCTTCAAAAAGCTGAAAGACCTGTTCAACTGA
- the dnaK gene encoding molecular chaperone DnaK, with the protein MSKIIGIDLGTTNSCVAVMEGGEPVVIANSEGARTTPSVVGFTKTGDRLVGQVAKRQAITNPENTVSSIKRQMGTDHKVTLNGKEYTPQQVSAMILQKLKADAEAYLGEPVTEAVITVPAYFNDSQRQATKDAGTIAGLNVKRIINEPTAASLAYGIDKEDDQKIMVYDLGGGTFDVSIIEMGDGVTEVLATNGDTHLGGDDFDQRVIDWMADAFQTENGIDLRKDKMAAQRLKEAAEKAKIELSSAMSTQINLPFITADATGPKHLDMTLTRAKFNELTADLVDRTMTPVRKALQDAGLRASDLKKVLMVGGSTRIPAVYDAVKKELNCEPFKGINPDECVAVGAAIQGGVLQGDVKGLLLLDVTPLSLGIETLGGVCTKIIERNTTIPTHKSQVFSTAADNQPSVEINVLQGEREFARDNKSLGVFHLDGIAPAPRGVPQIEVTFDIDANGIVKVSAKDLGTGKEQNITITASTNMSKDDIDKAVKEAEQFAADDKKKREEVDIRNGADQMVFQTEKMLKENGDKMPADVKSEAEAKLADLKTAVQSGSIDDIKAKQDALSHVFEKMYQAAAAAQQAAGAQPGPDAGAANQQKPNDDGVVDADFKEV; encoded by the coding sequence ATGAGTAAGATCATTGGTATCGACCTTGGCACCACCAACAGCTGTGTGGCTGTTATGGAGGGCGGCGAACCCGTCGTCATCGCAAACTCTGAGGGTGCCCGCACCACCCCGTCCGTTGTCGGCTTCACCAAGACCGGCGACCGTCTGGTCGGCCAGGTCGCAAAGCGTCAGGCCATCACCAACCCGGAGAACACCGTTTCTTCCATCAAGCGCCAGATGGGCACCGACCACAAAGTCACCCTGAACGGCAAGGAGTACACCCCCCAGCAGGTCAGCGCCATGATCCTGCAGAAGCTGAAGGCAGACGCCGAGGCTTATCTGGGTGAGCCTGTCACCGAGGCAGTCATCACCGTCCCCGCATACTTCAACGACAGCCAGCGTCAGGCCACCAAGGACGCAGGCACCATTGCCGGCCTGAACGTCAAGCGTATCATCAACGAGCCGACCGCTGCTTCTCTGGCCTACGGCATCGATAAGGAAGACGACCAGAAGATCATGGTCTACGACCTGGGCGGCGGCACCTTCGATGTCTCCATCATCGAGATGGGCGACGGCGTCACCGAAGTTCTGGCCACCAACGGCGATACCCACCTGGGCGGCGATGACTTCGACCAGCGCGTCATCGACTGGATGGCAGACGCTTTCCAGACCGAGAACGGCATCGACCTGCGCAAGGACAAGATGGCTGCTCAGCGCCTGAAGGAAGCGGCTGAGAAGGCAAAGATCGAGCTGTCCAGCGCAATGAGCACCCAGATCAACCTGCCCTTCATCACCGCCGATGCGACCGGCCCCAAGCATCTGGATATGACCCTGACCCGCGCAAAGTTCAACGAGCTGACCGCAGATCTGGTCGACCGCACCATGACCCCTGTCCGCAAGGCTCTGCAGGATGCAGGCCTGCGCGCTTCTGACCTGAAGAAGGTCCTGATGGTCGGTGGTTCGACCCGTATCCCCGCCGTCTACGACGCCGTGAAGAAGGAACTGAACTGCGAGCCCTTCAAGGGCATCAACCCCGACGAGTGCGTGGCAGTCGGTGCTGCCATTCAGGGCGGTGTCCTGCAGGGCGACGTCAAGGGCCTGCTGCTGCTGGATGTCACCCCGCTGAGCCTGGGCATTGAGACCCTGGGCGGCGTCTGCACCAAGATCATCGAGCGCAACACCACCATCCCCACCCACAAGAGCCAGGTCTTCTCCACCGCTGCCGACAACCAGCCCTCGGTCGAGATCAACGTTCTGCAGGGCGAGCGTGAGTTCGCACGCGACAACAAGAGCCTGGGTGTCTTCCACCTGGATGGCATCGCTCCGGCTCCCCGTGGTGTGCCTCAGATCGAAGTCACCTTCGATATCGATGCAAACGGCATCGTGAAGGTCAGCGCAAAGGACCTGGGCACCGGCAAGGAGCAGAACATCACCATCACGGCTTCCACCAACATGTCCAAGGACGACATCGACAAGGCCGTCAAGGAAGCAGAGCAGTTCGCAGCAGACGATAAGAAGAAGCGCGAAGAGGTCGATATCCGCAACGGTGCCGACCAGATGGTCTTCCAGACCGAGAAGATGCTGAAGGAGAACGGCGACAAGATGCCCGCAGACGTCAAGAGCGAGGCCGAGGCAAAGCTGGCCGACCTGAAGACCGCTGTGCAGTCCGGCTCCATCGACGACATCAAGGCAAAGCAGGATGCGCTGAGCCACGTCTTCGAGAAGATGTATCAGGCAGCTGCTGCCGCACAGCAGGCCGCAGGCGCACAGCCGGGCCCCGATGCCGGTGCAGCCAACCAGCAGAAGCCCAATGACGACGGCGTCGTCGATGCAGACTTCAAGGAAGTCTAA
- a CDS encoding nucleotide exchange factor GrpE: MSEETKKTPQAEPAAEPKTAEQAAPEAAAEQAAPASETAEPKDAKKDGWFKKNRDLEAAKAKLEAAEQEAAQTKEKLLRMAAEYDNYRKRTAREADQKFNDGISFAVNQIIPILDTLEMAANAPTTDENYKKGVTMTLDKAAKALDVLHVEEIESLGKPFDPNFMNAVQQVPAEEGQESGTVVTVYQKGYKLGDKIVRHATVVVAE, encoded by the coding sequence ATGAGCGAAGAAACCAAGAAGACCCCGCAGGCGGAACCCGCCGCAGAGCCAAAGACCGCTGAGCAGGCCGCACCCGAAGCAGCCGCTGAACAGGCTGCGCCCGCATCCGAGACAGCGGAACCCAAGGATGCGAAGAAGGACGGCTGGTTCAAGAAAAACCGCGACCTGGAAGCTGCAAAGGCAAAGCTGGAAGCAGCGGAGCAGGAAGCGGCCCAGACCAAAGAAAAGCTGCTGCGGATGGCTGCCGAGTACGACAACTACCGCAAGCGCACCGCCCGCGAAGCGGACCAGAAGTTCAACGATGGCATCTCCTTTGCGGTCAACCAGATCATCCCCATCCTGGATACGCTGGAGATGGCGGCCAACGCCCCCACCACCGACGAGAATTACAAAAAGGGTGTGACCATGACGCTGGACAAGGCGGCCAAGGCACTGGATGTCCTCCATGTGGAGGAGATCGAATCCCTGGGCAAGCCGTTCGACCCCAATTTCATGAACGCCGTGCAGCAGGTCCCCGCCGAAGAGGGCCAGGAGAGCGGCACGGTGGTCACCGTCTACCAGAAGGGCTACAAGCTGGGCGACAAGATCGTCCGCCATGCGACCGTTGTGGTGGCCGAGTAA
- the hrcA gene encoding heat-inducible transcriptional repressor HrcA → MTMDARKQRVLQAIVALYGLEGEPVGSSVLANYFDMAVSSATLRNEMAALTKLGLLEQPHTSAGRVPSAKGYRYYLDNLLTDDQPLDRVTRARVDAVFASLDHEPEKLAQGAARALAQISGCTAAISTPCAEDLCIAHYEVVQVGRSAAAVLAVTTAGYVRTRVARVRTGLSREDAAALAALLNRNLTFVAPMDLSPRLLAELCGQINPELVPVVSAAAAILQDSTKPHVYLGGEQYLLDWPQLEGKVGSILSLLSDEEAAARLIAPPTEQSESILLGEDIEPQIPGLCIVSDRYLVGGGLWGSVALIGPTRMPFQKLMPLLHTFADQLGEGMSGKRKDTPQAAAPRRTVIYKEDLE, encoded by the coding sequence ATGACGATGGATGCACGCAAGCAGCGAGTCTTGCAGGCGATCGTGGCGCTGTATGGTCTCGAAGGGGAGCCTGTGGGCAGCAGTGTGCTGGCAAACTACTTTGATATGGCAGTTTCCAGTGCGACGCTGCGCAACGAGATGGCGGCGCTGACCAAGCTGGGCCTGCTGGAGCAGCCCCACACCAGCGCGGGCCGTGTGCCCAGTGCCAAGGGCTACCGTTATTATCTGGACAATCTGCTGACGGATGACCAGCCGCTGGACCGCGTGACCCGCGCACGGGTGGACGCCGTGTTCGCCAGCCTGGACCACGAGCCTGAAAAGCTCGCCCAGGGTGCCGCACGGGCGCTGGCTCAGATCAGCGGCTGCACCGCAGCCATCAGCACTCCCTGTGCCGAGGACCTCTGCATCGCCCATTATGAGGTGGTGCAGGTAGGCCGCAGCGCGGCGGCAGTGCTGGCAGTGACCACGGCCGGCTACGTCCGGACCCGCGTGGCGCGGGTGCGCACCGGCCTCTCGCGTGAGGATGCTGCGGCGCTGGCCGCCCTGCTCAACCGGAACCTGACATTCGTGGCTCCCATGGATCTTTCGCCCCGGCTCCTTGCAGAGCTGTGCGGCCAGATCAACCCGGAGCTGGTGCCAGTGGTGTCGGCGGCAGCGGCCATCCTGCAGGATTCCACCAAACCGCACGTCTATCTGGGCGGCGAGCAGTACCTGCTCGACTGGCCCCAGCTGGAAGGCAAGGTCGGTTCCATCCTCAGCCTGCTGAGCGATGAGGAAGCGGCCGCCCGGCTCATCGCCCCGCCCACAGAGCAGAGCGAGAGCATCCTGCTGGGCGAGGACATTGAGCCGCAGATCCCCGGCCTGTGCATCGTCAGCGACCGTTATCTGGTCGGCGGCGGGCTGTGGGGCTCGGTGGCACTCATCGGGCCGACCCGGATGCCCTTCCAAAAGCTGATGCCTCTGCTCCACACCTTTGCCGACCAGCTCGGCGAGGGTATGAGCGGCAAACGAAAAGATACCCCGCAGGCAGCCGCACCCCGGCGGACTGTGATCTATAAGGAGGACCTGGAATGA
- a CDS encoding stage V sporulation T C-terminal domain-containing protein — protein sequence MKATGIVRRIDELGRVVIPKEIRRTQRIRRGDPLEIFTTGDGEVIFKKYSPVGELSSVTTQYVDALSKSFALTAFVCDRDRILAASGAGRRDLVDRSVSQPLEKLMDSRKLYASDGDPEKALLPCEGAQRALLCVCPIIAAGDVTGAVGFLTEDRAAQPDAAQEKAAAVAAAFLAKQMEE from the coding sequence ATGAAAGCAACCGGGATCGTCCGCCGCATTGATGAGCTGGGGAGGGTCGTCATCCCCAAGGAGATCCGCCGCACCCAGCGCATCCGCCGGGGAGACCCGCTGGAGATCTTCACGACCGGCGACGGCGAGGTCATCTTCAAGAAGTATTCGCCGGTGGGAGAGTTGAGCAGCGTGACGACGCAGTATGTGGATGCGCTGAGCAAGAGCTTCGCACTGACAGCCTTCGTCTGTGACCGGGACCGCATCCTGGCGGCGTCCGGTGCCGGGCGGCGGGACCTTGTGGACCGCAGCGTCAGCCAGCCGCTGGAAAAGCTGATGGACAGCCGGAAGCTCTACGCCAGCGACGGCGACCCGGAAAAGGCCCTCCTGCCCTGCGAGGGGGCGCAGCGCGCTCTGCTCTGTGTCTGCCCCATCATCGCGGCGGGGGATGTGACCGGTGCCGTGGGCTTTCTGACCGAGGACCGGGCGGCACAGCCGGATGCCGCGCAGGAAAAGGCCGCAGCAGTGGCGGCGGCGTTTCTGGCAAAACAGATGGAAGAGTAA
- a CDS encoding diguanylate cyclase domain-containing protein has product MGRSRRRAAALALLVVVCLFNIVGYLVYVQRQFYRESTQNLLETYEQVNKTFTMFAQRNWNVLSEWGNSLQEADETAIRASLRHFNREKTTWRYSELYLFNESNQYLKAAGESGEAQGQWGAFAATYATGHSSVSSYIMDTGERRVVFTVPIRPVEVSGVTYTCIAVSYNNATLEEMIGGHAYNGQSDCYIIYPDGSVMLSEEPKSEIESWMTNLFDFLEKNAKVDADGFAAMRENVRSGGSGSTGYRYGGKGYYLVYQPVGFQDLTVVGIVERDVVDAGMRKIQTATILLLLFLMGSVAVAMVRSVKLDAALEMEEKENALRTEALERRKLEGLANTDGLTGLFNERCFNSTLKQKEKARQPFALFYLDLDRFKPVNDTYGHDVGDQLLRAVADRLRSCVRSSDLAFRIGGDEFALIVNGEVDADGCAQRIETIKSVIRQPYVLDGRTICIGTSCGSACYPADRADVRDIRILADHRMYEDKQKQGSSRRQSFALE; this is encoded by the coding sequence ATGGGGAGAAGCAGACGGCGAGCCGCTGCGCTTGCGCTCCTGGTGGTGGTGTGCCTTTTCAACATTGTGGGCTATCTGGTATATGTGCAGCGCCAGTTCTATCGGGAGAGCACCCAAAACCTGCTGGAGACCTACGAGCAGGTGAACAAGACGTTTACCATGTTCGCGCAGCGCAACTGGAACGTTCTGAGCGAGTGGGGCAACAGCTTGCAGGAGGCAGACGAAACGGCCATCCGGGCCAGTCTGCGCCACTTCAACCGCGAAAAAACGACCTGGCGGTACAGTGAGCTGTACCTGTTCAACGAGTCCAACCAGTATCTGAAAGCCGCCGGAGAGAGCGGAGAGGCGCAGGGACAGTGGGGCGCGTTTGCAGCGACGTATGCGACCGGCCACTCCAGCGTGAGCAGCTATATCATGGACACGGGCGAGCGCCGGGTCGTGTTCACCGTGCCCATCCGGCCGGTCGAGGTCTCCGGTGTGACCTACACCTGCATTGCCGTCAGCTACAACAATGCAACGCTGGAAGAGATGATCGGCGGCCATGCCTACAACGGCCAGAGCGACTGCTACATCATCTACCCGGACGGCAGCGTGATGCTGTCCGAGGAGCCGAAGAGTGAGATCGAATCCTGGATGACGAACCTGTTCGATTTTCTGGAGAAAAATGCCAAGGTCGATGCCGACGGCTTTGCCGCCATGCGGGAGAACGTGCGCAGCGGCGGCAGCGGCAGCACCGGGTATCGGTACGGCGGCAAGGGCTATTATCTGGTCTATCAGCCGGTGGGCTTTCAGGACCTGACCGTCGTGGGTATCGTGGAGCGCGATGTCGTCGATGCCGGGATGCGGAAGATCCAGACGGCTACCATCCTGCTGCTGCTTTTTTTGATGGGCAGCGTGGCCGTGGCGATGGTGCGGTCGGTCAAGCTGGATGCGGCACTGGAAATGGAAGAAAAAGAAAACGCCCTCCGCACCGAAGCGCTGGAACGACGGAAACTGGAGGGGCTGGCCAACACCGACGGCCTGACCGGCCTGTTCAACGAGCGGTGCTTCAACAGCACCCTGAAGCAGAAGGAAAAGGCGCGCCAGCCCTTTGCTCTGTTCTATCTGGATCTGGACCGGTTCAAGCCGGTCAACGACACCTACGGCCACGATGTGGGCGACCAGCTGCTCCGGGCCGTGGCCGACCGGCTGCGGAGCTGTGTGCGGAGCAGCGACCTTGCGTTCCGCATCGGCGGCGATGAGTTTGCCCTGATCGTGAACGGCGAAGTCGATGCAGACGGGTGCGCCCAGCGGATCGAGACCATCAAATCGGTCATCCGGCAGCCCTATGTGCTGGACGGCCGGACCATCTGCATTGGCACCAGCTGCGGTTCGGCCTGCTACCCGGCCGACCGGGCCGACGTCCGCGACATCCGCATCCTGGCAGACCACCGGATGTATGAGGACAAGCAAAAACAGGGAAGCTCCCGCAGGCAGAGCTTCGCGCTTGAATAA
- a CDS encoding NAD(P)/FAD-dependent oxidoreductase has translation MQQIVILGGGAAGMAAALAAAQAAPAGAVRVTVLDRNPRCGKKLLATGNGRCNLSNTGIAPECYFTADPKALAPLLNAVNTAAPLEWFRALGLYTRTDEAGRVYPYSNQAADVLALLEGHMARLGVEVRTGCTVNTLSQNRNGYAVLFDSTERSNETLHADAVICAMGGNAGPQFGTDGFGTRFAAQCGGKLEPLYPCLTALQTARPNKALAGIRVKARAALLDLDRHTLLAEETGEVQFTDYGLSGICIMQLSGLLAPRRGPKRPAVELDLFPALDEAALTALFAARVPLLPGRTPADFWTGLLNPKLGRALWAAARLPDTPLDTLPDAAWQVLANTAKHWLFEDLTPCGWKQAQTTGGGLSLTELEPSFQFKGCPGLYFVGETLDCAGMCGGFNLHWAFGSGITAGRDAVRTLRRPHKKR, from the coding sequence ATGCAACAGATCGTGATCTTAGGCGGCGGTGCAGCCGGGATGGCGGCGGCACTGGCCGCAGCACAGGCGGCCCCCGCCGGGGCAGTGCGCGTCACCGTGCTGGACCGCAACCCCCGCTGCGGCAAAAAGCTGCTGGCCACCGGCAACGGCCGGTGCAACCTCAGCAACACCGGCATCGCGCCGGAGTGTTATTTCACCGCAGACCCAAAGGCGCTGGCCCCGCTGCTGAACGCCGTGAACACCGCCGCGCCGCTGGAATGGTTCCGGGCGCTGGGGCTTTACACCCGCACCGACGAAGCCGGGCGGGTCTACCCGTATTCCAATCAGGCGGCGGACGTCCTTGCCCTGCTGGAGGGCCACATGGCCCGGCTGGGGGTGGAGGTGCGCACCGGCTGCACTGTCAACACCCTGAGCCAGAACCGGAACGGCTACGCCGTCCTCTTCGACAGTACCGAGCGCAGCAACGAGACGCTCCATGCCGATGCCGTCATCTGCGCCATGGGCGGCAATGCAGGCCCGCAGTTCGGAACCGATGGCTTTGGCACCCGCTTTGCCGCCCAGTGCGGCGGAAAGCTGGAACCGCTCTACCCCTGCCTGACCGCCTTGCAGACGGCCCGGCCCAACAAAGCACTGGCCGGCATCCGGGTCAAGGCCCGCGCCGCGCTGCTCGACCTGGACCGCCACACCCTGCTGGCCGAGGAGACGGGCGAGGTGCAGTTCACCGACTACGGCCTGTCCGGCATCTGCATCATGCAGCTGTCCGGCCTGCTGGCCCCCCGGCGCGGCCCGAAGCGCCCCGCTGTGGAGCTGGACCTCTTCCCCGCGCTGGACGAGGCCGCGCTGACGGCCCTGTTCGCTGCGCGGGTGCCCCTGCTGCCGGGCCGGACGCCCGCTGATTTCTGGACGGGGCTGCTCAACCCCAAACTGGGCCGCGCCCTCTGGGCAGCGGCCCGCCTGCCGGACACACCGCTGGACACCCTGCCCGATGCCGCCTGGCAGGTGCTGGCCAACACGGCCAAGCACTGGCTCTTCGAAGACCTGACCCCCTGCGGCTGGAAACAGGCCCAGACCACCGGCGGCGGCCTGAGCCTGACCGAGCTGGAGCCCAGCTTCCAGTTCAAGGGCTGTCCGGGGCTGTACTTCGTGGGCGAAACGCTGGACTGCGCCGGGATGTGCGGCGGCTTCAACCTGCACTGGGCCTTCGGCAGCGGCATCACCGCCGGGCGGGACGCCGTGCGCACCCTGCGCCGCCCGCACAAAAAGAGATGA